The genomic stretch gagaagatAGCTCTAAAATTAAGAATTTAGGATACAAAGAGAGAGATGTTTTGTATTGGTCTATGTTGTTGTAAAGTCGATGTTTTAgttctgaaattttttttctttggaataaaaaatttaatatctttatttatttgtaaaaaaagaatatttgtttagatattttattcttttagtttaattatttttaattttgaaattaaataaattaaaaaatttagtcgTAGTATTTTGAGTTTAAAAGCGTGGGCTTGTCAGCCAAACTTGCTCCATAAGATAAATAatatacaaaattattattttttaaaagtgcGTTGAAGTTCTTTGAACGCTGTATTTTAATGTTTGGCAATCCTTTTTTTCTAAACACATAAGTGATTTCACAGCTTAAAGCACGTTTACTAAAAGCCAAAATTGTTGCTCCTGCGTTCACTTCAACGTGAGTTCacagtttattattattattgttagtaTATTATTATTGTGTGTTTTCCAAAAGAGTTTTCATATTTGTTTCATTATCGGTGTTTTCAAAAGAATTTTCATATTTGTTTCAAGtcatttcaaatattttaatttttttttcaaattttagttttttttttatattttagttgttttattaattttgttatttaattatttgtaatatgaattattgatcttattaaaaatgataaagtaaataaaaactAATCATACATAACAATGGAATCATaagtaaaattaataataataaaagaatactaagattactaataaaattatagaatatttttttgtttgacattgtaaaatttattattataattttgttcattgtttattattctaatatgttataatatgtattattgttcctattgaaaatgataaattaaataaaaaatttataacaaaTAATGAAGACATAATTAGTAAAAATTAGAAtctaaaatagtaaagaaaataaaattaccaagagtactcataaaagtagtaaaatatatattttatatcttatttttaatttaataaataaatattaattattattaaaattgtaataaagtgaaataaaattttataaaaaatattatataaaaaatataccaaaaaaaGTATAAATCTAAGTCTCGCTCTCGGACTGGTGGTGCCAGggttatctctcctcctcctcctcctcggaaTGTTGGGACTCTTTCCAATCCCATGgtgatttcttcttcagctcCCTCTCAGCCGCCCCCGACGTCCGACCTTCCCCTGATCCCAAGAAGCGCAAGACCTTAGAGTCTGGTTCTTCTGGtgaggttaaggcggatgctcttgcGTTTGTTCGAAAGAATATCTATCCTCATGCTCGTATAGGCATGGATGATATCTCTGTTCGAAGCCACCTTACCACTATGATCGAGGAGAGTCTCAAAGCGGCGGGGTCTGTGGCAATATATATTCATATGTAAAAtgtaatataacaaaataaacctAGTAAAAacaattagaaaaatatatataaggatgaacatataaatatagaaataaaatttgttCTCTAACCAAGTtaacatattttttatcatacataaatttttttaaaaatagatatattactgaaattaataatacaaatttaaaataataaaagtcaGCTTTTTTACtgtattttaaataatttttcttttttttagttaacaatttattaaaaataaaagaaattacttttttaaagaattaaattttgttttatcttagAGAAGATAccaatataataatttaaacaataaggtaaaaataaaaattttaaataaaattatttaatattacaaattttaaatacaaatgctatttgtatttaaatttaaaagataaatataaatatatgcataaaatatataaaacaaataaattgggagtattcaaaaataaataattatttttgtcttctttatttattttaaacatatttacATTATACTTCAATATGTATACAAtttgtttttgtatttaaaaatttgaatgttaacaattttttatttaaaatatcatttttatattaatttttaaacttatttaGTGGTCTCTGATttctcataaaaataatttttttatcattaattaaataataacgtACTaataaattgtaaaataaagaaataaaaagtatAAGAAAGACTTGtacaaatattgattttaatcatcttaaatttttgttattaatttaacaatttatatttcttttaattatttatgtatgaTAATAGATATTTACTTGTCCAgagtacaaattttaaaaatatatttgtacATTCCTCATTTTGCAGCTCTTGGTTGTTTCCCTTTGTTCCCTTCAATTTTTTTGCCCTTCCACTGTGTATAGCCGTCACCCTTCCCCTTCCTTAAACTTGTTACAGTGTCGTTACCCTAACTCTTCCGAAGTTCCAATACCTTCAtcacatattattattattgttattattgttattattattattgttgagaCTAAGCCCACACAGGAATACAAAATTTTTCTTCAACGAAAAACACAggttcaaaataaaattttgggcTTCAAATTAAATTGGCCCAAATACTTAACCACATTAATTAACATTATCTCCTACCTAATTTATTAATCAGTTTGACACTTTAACGCCTGTTCTCTCTCTGCTTCCGTCAGATATGTCTTCTCTTGGGGAACATTAACACACGCGTCCAATATTCATTCATTCTACCTTATTTCAGCATGAGAAGAAAATTCTTCAACTTTTCACCGTAGCACTCCCCATAaatgatatgttggagaaaGCACAAATGTTGAGTAATCTTATATAAATGATATGTTGTAGGTAAATTTTGATGGtagtataaatataaattataaaagaaataattaaagaaagaaagaaaaatgtgGGAAAAGAAAACTTATCCTATCTATGGATGAAATTATTGTGCAGTGTGTGGAGTGAGTGATAGACATGGCAGTTTCAGCTTCTCTAATTCCGGTATTATCCACCACGACGACTTCGCTCGCATTCGGCACCAGAAAGCCACACGCATTTCCGTCTCTTGCTTGTCCATTCAAGGTGGCCACTTGTTCTCTTCATTACCGCTCTCTCTGTCTCCTTTCACTCCATGCTCATGTATTTCATGGCTTCAACTTGCAAGGATTCCTCAAGAAGTTGAACTCCACACCATGCGGCTACACGGCAACGCTCAGGGTGCAGCTCAGAAGACCCCTCTCGGTGGTGAACAAGGCGGCTTCTGCCCCTGCCCCTGCCCCTGCCCCTGCGGCGGGGGCTTCGAGCGTGCGGTTCAGGCTTGAAAACCTGGGCCCGCAACCGGGTTCGAGGAAGAAGGCGAAGAGAAAGGGAAGAGGCATATCGGCGGGGCAAGGCGCAAGCTGTGGTTTTGGGATGAGGGGTCAGAAGTCACGGTCTGGTCCCGGCGTCAGGAAGGGTTTCGAGGGTGGTCAGATGCCCCTTTACCGTCGAATCCCCAAACTTCGAGGAATTGCTGGCGGTATGCTATTATGTTCAAATTTTAAaagctttatgttttatttctacAGAATAGGGGCTTCTAGATTGGATTTCATTAGATTATGACCTGAACCTCACAGAGATGTTCAAGGCAATTTTGTCAT from Arachis stenosperma cultivar V10309 chromosome 9, arast.V10309.gnm1.PFL2, whole genome shotgun sequence encodes the following:
- the LOC130947460 gene encoding 50S ribosomal protein L15, chloroplastic-like — translated: MAVSASLIPVLSTTTTSLAFGTRKPHAFPSLACPFKVATCSLHYRSLCLLSLHAHVFHGFNLQGFLKKLNSTPCGYTATLRVQLRRPLSVVNKAASAPAPAPAPAAGASSVRFRLENLGPQPGSRKKAKRKGRGISAGQGASCGFGMRGQKSRSGPGVRKGFEGGQMPLYRRIPKLRGIAGGMCAGLPKYVHVNLRDIEDARFKDGEEVSLETLKEKGVINPSGRERKLPLKILGEGELSKKLTFKARAFSTSAKEKLDSAGCSLTVLPGRKKWVKPSVAKNLARAEEYFAKKRAAAAASEPASA